In Plantibacter sp. PA-3-X8, one DNA window encodes the following:
- a CDS encoding Dabb family protein, with the protein MTIRHIVSWKLAATDDAERDAAFATMQSELEALAGFMPDDIEHLQVGRNIAYPESNWDVVLVGDYPSLEALERYQIHPEHVRVVQIVRQLVVERSAVDFQLD; encoded by the coding sequence GTGACCATCCGCCACATCGTCAGTTGGAAGCTGGCAGCAACGGACGACGCCGAGCGCGACGCTGCGTTCGCCACCATGCAGTCCGAACTCGAGGCACTCGCCGGGTTCATGCCGGACGACATCGAGCACCTCCAGGTCGGACGCAACATCGCCTACCCCGAGAGCAACTGGGACGTCGTGCTGGTCGGCGACTACCCGAGCCTCGAAGCCCTGGAGCGCTACCAGATCCACCCGGAGCACGTCCGCGTGGTGCAGATCGTCCGTCAGCTCGTCGTCGAGCGCTCCGCGGTCGACTTCCAACTCGACTGA
- a CDS encoding glutaredoxin family protein, translated as MSTLHVTLIGKPGCHLCDDARAVIDEVVAGLPSDGPTIEREELSILDDPALHDRHWEEIPVVLIDGRVHNYWRIDPDRLRSALLAE; from the coding sequence GTGTCCACTCTGCACGTCACGCTCATCGGAAAGCCCGGCTGTCACCTCTGCGACGACGCCCGCGCCGTGATCGACGAGGTGGTCGCAGGCCTCCCGTCCGACGGCCCGACGATCGAACGCGAGGAGCTCTCGATCCTCGACGATCCCGCGCTCCACGACCGCCACTGGGAGGAGATCCCCGTCGTCCTCATCGACGGTAGGGTCCACAACTACTGGCGCATCGACCCCGACCGCCTGCGGTCCGCGTTGCTCGCCGAGTGA
- a CDS encoding helix-turn-helix domain-containing protein produces MPTHSEAATILGERLRAARNERQLTLEDLGVLAGMHWTNIGKIERGQVHPSVETLVRLSTALDLDPAPFITGLNADMYPGRAHKLTARDLLAARRDQER; encoded by the coding sequence ATGCCTACACATTCGGAAGCCGCGACGATCCTCGGCGAGCGGCTGCGTGCCGCGCGCAACGAGCGACAGCTGACCCTCGAGGACCTGGGCGTGCTGGCCGGGATGCACTGGACGAACATCGGCAAGATCGAGCGAGGGCAGGTGCACCCGAGCGTGGAGACGCTCGTCCGGCTGAGTACCGCGCTCGACCTCGACCCGGCCCCGTTCATCACGGGCCTCAACGCCGACATGTACCCGGGGCGGGCGCACAAGCTGACGGCACGCGATCTGCTGGCCGCTCGCCGCGACCAGGAACGCTGA
- a CDS encoding 30S ribosomal protein bS22 produces the protein MGSVIKKRRKRMAKKKHRKLLRKTRHQRRNKK, from the coding sequence GTGGGTTCTGTTATCAAGAAGCGCCGCAAGCGTATGGCGAAGAAGAAGCACCGCAAGCTGCTTCGCAAGACCCGTCACCAGCGCCGCAACAAGAAGTAG
- a CDS encoding helix-turn-helix domain-containing protein: protein MTQDTADVRFLTVAEVAEMMRVSKMTVYRLVHSGELPAIRFGKSFRVPETAVEAVRQRPVADVG from the coding sequence ATGACGCAGGACACTGCTGACGTCCGCTTCCTCACTGTGGCCGAAGTCGCCGAGATGATGCGGGTGTCCAAGATGACCGTGTATCGCCTGGTGCATTCGGGGGAGCTCCCGGCAATCCGGTTCGGGAAGTCGTTCCGAGTGCCGGAGACCGCCGTCGAAGCCGTCCGGCAGCGCCCGGTCGCCGACGTCGGCTGA
- a CDS encoding helix-turn-helix transcriptional regulator: MADIFDVIADTTRRDILALLLERHGGTGTSVSEIVAQLGLSQPTVSKHLKVLREAELVEVREEGQHRYYSLDSAPLEDVEDWLIPFLSVDYQDDGVDFAALSLPDQAKAVAGSVGKVAADVTHAVQSVTKKLRP, encoded by the coding sequence ATGGCCGACATTTTCGACGTGATCGCTGACACCACCAGGCGGGACATCCTCGCGCTGCTGCTCGAACGGCACGGTGGCACCGGGACGAGCGTCTCCGAGATCGTCGCGCAGCTCGGCCTCAGCCAGCCGACGGTGTCCAAGCACCTCAAGGTCCTGCGCGAAGCAGAGCTCGTGGAGGTGCGCGAGGAGGGCCAGCACCGCTACTACAGCCTGGACTCGGCGCCGCTCGAGGACGTGGAGGACTGGCTCATCCCGTTCCTCAGCGTCGACTACCAGGACGACGGTGTCGATTTCGCGGCGCTGTCACTCCCGGACCAGGCCAAGGCGGTCGCCGGATCGGTCGGCAAGGTCGCTGCGGACGTGACCCACGCGGTGCAGTCGGTCACGAAGAAGCTCCGCCCGTAG